The sequence CGTCTGCCACTTCCCTCCGGGCGCCAGCAAGTGGAACCAGATTGAGCCCCGGCTCTTCCCCCACATCACACAGAACTGGCGCGGCCGCCTGCTGGAGAGCCATGAGGTCATCGTCAACCTCATCGCCAACACCACAACCACTACGGGTCTAAAGGTTCAGGGCCAACTTGACACCAATCCGTACCCGGCCGGCATTAAGGTATCAGACACCGAACTGGCTGCTGTCCAACTGGAGCGCTCGGACTTTCATGGTGATTGGAATTATGTCATCCGGCCACATAGTTGAAAAAAGTTATTTTCTCGCGACTCCTTAGTCTTCAGCAAAAGTGCACCCAGGTACGCTCTGAACGAGCAGATAATCCGGAGCTATACATGCCTGCCCGGCGTTTAAGTATTTTCCAAACACGATTTTTTTGGCGGCTGGATTGAGGGCGGCTGATTCATCCACGATACCCTTGAGATTTCTTTGATTCTTTGATATTATTTAATCAAAGTTTCTTTGTGTATTTTCTATTTGATGAACATATACTGCCAAAGTAGGAGTACTAATGCTTCAAGTGAAAACAAAAGGAGAAAATCTGATGATTAAAAAACGCATCTCGGTATCTCAGAAACGCCAGATAACCATACCGGTTGATTTTTATAACAGCGTTGGCATTGATAAGGAAGTAGAATGTTATGTCCAAAACAATGCCATCGTTATCCGTCCCGTTCGGGAAAGCGGCGGAGAATTTGATGAACAAATCCTGGCTGATTTAATAGCCCAAGGTCTTTCAGGACAAGAACTGCTTGATAAGTTTAAAGAGACCCGCCGCCAAATCCGTCCCGCTGTGGAACGCTTGCTTGATGAGGCCCAACGTGCTGCAAATGGCAATGCGCCTGCCATCAGCTATAAAGATATCTTTGGCTCGGAGACAGACTGATGACCAGACTGATCATTTTGCCTCCCGCAGCCCGCTATCTTAAAAAACTCAAAGAGAAACCGCTGAAAGATAAATTCCAGGCAGCCATTGACCAACTTCTGATGGATCCCTATTTCGGAGAACCTAAAACCGGCGATCTTAGCTGCATTAAAAACCGTTCAATGCCACAGCCCTAAGTCGAAGTAATTATGACACAGCGCGCGGCCTCATCCCACTCAACCTTGCAGCTGAACGCTTCACTAAAGAACCTCAGCGGGATCAGCGTCCGGCCGTTAATGATTACTGGCGGAGAATCTAATATAAACGGCGCTCCATTACGGTATGCGGTCTTGTTCGCAATCTGCAGCCTGACTGATAAATCCCCGCCCGTTGCGATCACCGTCCGGTCGGCGCCGTTCCAGGTCACCTTAACGTTTAACGCCTCTACAACGGCCCTGAAGGGAACCATGGTACGGTTATTAATGATTACAGGCAGAACGTCAAAAGCGACAGGAACCCCGTCTATGAACACCTGGATCACACCCGGCTGTGCTTGAGGCTTGGGCAGGGATTGGATAAAGAGTTTTATCTTTTCTGTGCACCCTGCCGCATTTGCTAACAGATTCTTCATTCCATAATAAAAACTTCCGTTCACCTCAGAATACTTTTTATTAATATCCAACTGCTTATCTATTTCATTAGCGACCACATCTTTGTAAAGACCATGTCCTACATACAACTGCACACCTGTGCCCTTGACTTCGTTTGACCACCATCTTACAAGGGTTTCATAGTCAGCTTCTTTATTACCTGTTTCGTAATAAATTTGCGGCGCTACATAATCAATCCATCCATTTTTTATCCAGGTTCTCGTGTCTGCATAAACAGCATAGTATGATTCATAACCTGACGTCTTAGAGCCTGCCGGATCGTTAGTACTGTTTTTCCAGATGCCTATAGGACTAATTCCAAACAAAACGTTTTTATTAATATTTTTGATAGCGGCATGAACCCTTTGGACCATATTATTAACATGCTGGATTCTGCTTTTAGCTGCTGACCCGTCCTTGACTTCACCTTGAGGAAGCGGGTAGTTTGATGGATAAAAATAATCATCAAAATGAATTGCATCAACATTATAATTTAGAACAATCTCTTCCACAGTGGCGACGATATGGTTTTGCACCTGTTCTGATTCCGGGTTATAACACAATGAATTGTTATGGCTAATTACCCAGTCGGGATGCAACCTTGCCGGGTGATTTTCACTCAGCGCGCTTAAATCGGCGCCTGATGTGGTTATCCTGTATGGATTCAGCCAGGCATGAAAAGACATACCCCTTTTATGCGTCTCCTCAATCATAAAAGACAGGGGATCATAACCCGGATCTTTTCCTTGTGTTCCCGTTAGAACATCTGACCAGGGGTTGATCCCGGACTTATACAAAGCATCTGCTTTTGGCCTTACCTGGACCACTACAGTATTGATACCTATTGCCTTCAGTTTGTCTAGTTTTTCAATGTATTCATTTTTCTGGGCAGCTACATCGTCTTTAACGCTTGGAAAATCTATGTTAAGTACTGTAGCCATCCACACAGCCTGCATATTTTGCGGGGTTGCGCCTGCCATAACACCCGGAGTAAAGAATACTGTTGAAAAAATCAATATTATTATTGTACATAATATTTTTTTCAAATTAATATCCCTCCTGATGATGAAATCTCCAGTTATGCCTGCGTGTCGTTTTCCGTCGGCCACTATTGCTGAATTGCACCAGAATTGCACTATAGTATATTTTTGATTGTGAATTATAGCATGACAGGCAGTCAGGGAGCAATGGAGTTCATTTCCAAGCTAAACGGACACTGTTTTTTATATTCTGCCCTTCTCCCTGGCAATTCTTAAAAACTTTTCCTTCGTATTATCCGGGGGGACGTGCAGGACCGTACGGCGGGACATGGTTAACGAACTGCTCGGACATGCGGAGGCGCACACTCCACAACCTAAACAAATCTCTTTATTCACAACGGGAATTTCCGCCCCATATTCATCCTCTTGCATTGTAATTGCCCGAATATGACATCTGTCAGCGCAAGTGCCGCATCCTACGCATTTTTCCGTTTCTAATACGGGAAGAAAGTTGCTTGGGTGCGTGATATATTTCCCAGCCTCATTAATGGTAATCAGAACTTCGCAGCAGCAGCCGCAACAGTGGCATATGAAGGTAGGTTTATTTAGTACGTTATCACAATTATGGACCAATCCATATTTTTCTGTTTGATCAAGCACTTTGAGTAATTCGTCGACGGCGGCCGGTTTGCCCATGCCTCTGCGTATTATCCACTCTGCGGCGTTGCCAAGGGAAGTACAAACCTCAAGGGGTGCTCCGCAGGCTTTGCCCAGGTGACTGGCTTTATGGCGGCAGGGGCATATGGAAATTGCCCCTCCACCGGATTCCCGTATAATTTCACTAGCCCTTTCGTAAGTTAAAACCTCGGTTTCCACTGATACAGCTATAAGGCTTTCGTATACCAAAGTCCGCATCATTTTGGTGCTATCCCCGGAAAGTTCATCTCTTACTTCTTTGGTGTTAAAGTAATTCTGGAAAAGCCCCGCTAAATTCTTAAAATTTACATCATCTCGGACCCGCATGAATGTAAATTCGAAAAAACCTATAACCATCGGGGCAAGCGTGTAATAAAAAGTATCCTTAAGAGGGATATCCAATACTAATCCCTTATTAGCCATACCCTCAAGGATTGTTTTTAGTTGTTCTTCTTTAATCCCGGTAACTTTGGCTATCTGCTCCAACTTCATCGGAACCAAACGAAATTTACTGCCCACCATGGCTTCACTCTCAGTA comes from Desulfotomaculum sp. and encodes:
- a CDS encoding AbrB family transcriptional regulator, producing MLQVKTKGENLMIKKRISVSQKRQITIPVDFYNSVGIDKEVECYVQNNAIVIRPVRESGGEFDEQILADLIAQGLSGQELLDKFKETRRQIRPAVERLLDEAQRAANGNAPAISYKDIFGSETD
- a CDS encoding (Fe-S)-binding protein is translated as MGHLINNKEYVYRALAERLNKNPVGAPINETLMAILYGLYTESEAMVGSKFRLVPMKLEQIAKVTGIKEEQLKTILEGMANKGLVLDIPLKDTFYYTLAPMVIGFFEFTFMRVRDDVNFKNLAGLFQNYFNTKEVRDELSGDSTKMMRTLVYESLIAVSVETEVLTYERASEIIRESGGGAISICPCRHKASHLGKACGAPLEVCTSLGNAAEWIIRRGMGKPAAVDELLKVLDQTEKYGLVHNCDNVLNKPTFICHCCGCCCEVLITINEAGKYITHPSNFLPVLETEKCVGCGTCADRCHIRAITMQEDEYGAEIPVVNKEICLGCGVCASACPSSSLTMSRRTVLHVPPDNTKEKFLRIAREKGRI
- a CDS encoding ISAzo13 family transposase, with amino-acid sequence VCHFPPGASKWNQIEPRLFPHITQNWRGRLLESHEVIVNLIANTTTTTGLKVQGQLDTNPYPAGIKVSDTELAAVQLERSDFHGDWNYVIRPHS